The Mucilaginibacter sp. PAMB04168 genome contains the following window.
TTGAAGGCCTGGCTAAAGGCGATGAGTTGCACCCAATGCAGGAAGCTTTCATTAAGCACGATGGTTTCCAATGCGGTTACTGCACACCAGGGCAGATCATGTCTGCAGTGGCTTGCATCCGCGAGGGTCATGCCAACTCAGAAGGAGAAATCAGGGAATACATGAGCGGTAACATTTGCCGTTGCGGCGCCTATCCGAACATTGTAAATGCTATACAGGAAGTGAAGAACGGAGGGCAGCAGGTATGAAGCAGTTTCAATACGTTCGCCCGTCCAGTCAGCAAAATGTACTGGCTGCCATAGCACAGCCCGGCACCAAAATAATTGCCGGCGGCAGTAACCTGGTGGATCTGATGAAGCACGGCGTTATGACGCCCGATAAGCTGGTGGATATTAACAGGCTGCCTTTGCGCAATATTAGCGACATTAAAGGTGGCTTACACATTGGCGCGCTGGCCCTTAACAGCCAGGTAGCCGAAGATAAGCTGGTAAAATCCATGTTTCCATTATTATCACAGGCCTTAAATGCAGGCGCATCTGCACAGTTGCGTAACATGGCTACCGTGGGTGGCAATATGATGCAGCGCACCCGATGCCCATATTTTTATGATGTGGCCATGCCCTGCAACAAGCGCTCGCCGGGCACAGGCTGTGGTGCGCTGGAGGGCTTTAACCGCATGCACGCCATTTTTGGTTTTAGTGATAAGTGTATTGCCGTACACCCGTCAGATATGGCCGTGGCTATGGCTGCACTGGATGCAACTGTGCTTATACAAGGCCGTAAGGGTGCCCGCCGGTTAAAGTTTACCGATTTTCATCGCTTGCCGGGCAATACACCTGAACTGGATAATAACCTGGCTAAAGATGAGCTGATTACAGGCGTAGAAATACCGGTTAATAATTTTGCCAATCACAGCTATTACCTTAAAGTTCGCGACCGGGCATCTTATGCTTTTGCACTGGTTTCGGTAGCCGCGGCGATGGATATACAGAATGGTATAATTAAAGATGCCCGCCTGGCTATGGGTGGCGTAGCACACAAGCCATGGCGCTTAACTGCTGCCGAGCAAGCTTTAAGAGGCAAACCCGCTACCGCGGCTACTTTTGAGCAGGCAGCACAAGTGGCCATGCAAGGCGCCAAATCATTTAAAGACAACGCCTTTAAATTAACAATGGCTCCGGCCACCATAACTGAAGCATTAAAACACGCAGCAGGATTGGTTTAGGTGATTGTGTGTTCTGATTTCTATGGTTTACGTAAGCTGTAGATGTAAGAGACTTAGAAACACATCATCCGTAACCAGAACACATAGCCTAAAAAGCCAAGCTTGCAACTCCGAAGCCAGAACCAAACTAAAATGGAAAAAGAACTCCTCAATATACCCCCGTTTACCGAAGGCATTGACCGGGTAGACGGCCGCCTGAAAGTTACAGGAGCCGCTAAATATGCTGCCGAATTTGAGGTGCCGGGCATGAGCTATGCGGCTTTTACAACCAGCACCATAACTAAAGGCACTGTAAAAACCATAGACACCAGAGCTGCAGAACGTGCACCGGGCGTGCTAATGGTAATTACGCATTTAAATGCCCCCAAAATACCTGGTTATGAAACAGGTAAAGACCCCAGCAAGCCACCTACCGGCGGCGGACCGTTAAGATTTTTTGCGGATAACAGCATTAAATACAACGGCCAGCCTGTAGCCATGGTGATTGCAGATAGCTTTGAACGCGCTACGCACGCCGCCTCATTGGTAAAAGTAGATTATGCCAAGGAAGCGCACCAAACCGATACTTCTAAAGTGTTAGATAAGGCCGCTACACCAAAAGGCCCCCGCTTTGCAGATTACAAACGCGGCAACCCTGATGAATGGCAAAGTGCCCCGGTTAAAATCGAAACGGAATACATTCAGCCTATTGAGGTACATAACCCTATGGAACTGAGCGCCATTATTGCGCACTGGACAGCCGATGATAAGGTTACCGTGTATGATAAGACCCAGGGTGTAAAATCAACGCAAAACGCCGTAGCCCAAGCATTCAAATTGCCGCTTGATAACGTGCAGGTGATCGCCAAGTTTGTAGGCGGCGCATTTGGCAATGCCCTGCGTACCTGGCCGCATGAAATTGCAACCGTTATGGCTGCCCAAATGGTTAAACGGCCGGTTAAACTGGTTTTGCCTCGCGAAATGCAGTTTTATACCGTAGGCTACCGTCCTTATACCTGGCAAAAAGTAAGTCTTGGTGCAACTGCCGATGGTAAGCTTACCGGCATAATTCATGAGGCACGGGCACAAACATCCAGCTTTGAGGAATTTACCGAGGGTACCGTAAACATGACCCGCTTTATGTATGCCTGTCCTAACGTAGGCACCATTTATAAAATTGTACCAGTTGATGTAAACACGCCTACCTGGATGCGCGGACCGGGTGAAGCTACCGGCGCTTTTGCACTAGAGTCGGCCATTGATGAACTGGCTGATAAGCTGGGCATGGATCCTATTGAGTTTCGCGTACGCAACCACGCCGATACCGATCCCGAAAATGGTAAGCCGTTCAGCACCAAGTACCTAAAAGAAGCCTACCAGATGGGAGCCGATAAAATTGGCTGGCAAAACCGTAAAAATAAGCCACGGTCGGTACAGGAAGACGGCTGGCTGATTGGCTATGGCATGGGTTCGGGTGTGTTTGGTGCAGGCCGCGGCCGTGCAACCGTAAAGGCCACTATGCTGGCTAATGGCACCTTATTACTGCAAACCGCCGTAACCGATATAGGTGTAGGTACCGGCACCGCCATGACGCAGATTGCATCGGAAGTGTTTACCACTGTTCCGGTTAACAAGATCAAGTTCGAGCTGGGCGATTCCTCCCTGCCACCATCACCAACACAAGGTGGATCTATGATAACCTCAACGGTAGGTTCGGCCGTGCATGAAGCTTGTTTGGCGCTTAAGGA
Protein-coding sequences here:
- a CDS encoding xanthine dehydrogenase family protein subunit M, translated to MKQFQYVRPSSQQNVLAAIAQPGTKIIAGGSNLVDLMKHGVMTPDKLVDINRLPLRNISDIKGGLHIGALALNSQVAEDKLVKSMFPLLSQALNAGASAQLRNMATVGGNMMQRTRCPYFYDVAMPCNKRSPGTGCGALEGFNRMHAIFGFSDKCIAVHPSDMAVAMAALDATVLIQGRKGARRLKFTDFHRLPGNTPELDNNLAKDELITGVEIPVNNFANHSYYLKVRDRASYAFALVSVAAAMDIQNGIIKDARLAMGGVAHKPWRLTAAEQALRGKPATAATFEQAAQVAMQGAKSFKDNAFKLTMAPATITEALKHAAGLV
- a CDS encoding xanthine dehydrogenase family protein molybdopterin-binding subunit — protein: MEKELLNIPPFTEGIDRVDGRLKVTGAAKYAAEFEVPGMSYAAFTTSTITKGTVKTIDTRAAERAPGVLMVITHLNAPKIPGYETGKDPSKPPTGGGPLRFFADNSIKYNGQPVAMVIADSFERATHAASLVKVDYAKEAHQTDTSKVLDKAATPKGPRFADYKRGNPDEWQSAPVKIETEYIQPIEVHNPMELSAIIAHWTADDKVTVYDKTQGVKSTQNAVAQAFKLPLDNVQVIAKFVGGAFGNALRTWPHEIATVMAAQMVKRPVKLVLPREMQFYTVGYRPYTWQKVSLGATADGKLTGIIHEARAQTSSFEEFTEGTVNMTRFMYACPNVGTIYKIVPVDVNTPTWMRGPGEATGAFALESAIDELADKLGMDPIEFRVRNHADTDPENGKPFSTKYLKEAYQMGADKIGWQNRKNKPRSVQEDGWLIGYGMGSGVFGAGRGRATVKATMLANGTLLLQTAVTDIGVGTGTAMTQIASEVFTTVPVNKIKFELGDSSLPPSPTQGGSMITSTVGSAVHEACLALKEKFQQLIGNGGTDKPDYAQVLKDKNMPQLDVTITSSGTSEMRNFSSYSYSVHFVQVKVHPTTGVVRINKVVSVADSGHIVSPKTARSQIVGGAIGGIGMALMEEGVIDHRFGRYVNADLAGYHVPVHADIPQIDALFVNKPDYKVNPMGAKGMGEIALIGMSAAVANAVYNATGKRIRELPITPDKVMG